CATCGCGGCGACCAGGAAGATGCCGACCGCCAGGAACCACGGTGCGCTCTTGGCGATGTTGGTCAGCCCACCGATCACGGTGTCCTCGTTGGCGGCGATGAAGGTGTTGGCCAGCCAGGCGATACCCAACAGGGCGATGATCGCGGTGAGACCGGACTTGGTCAGCGGAGCGTCCAGCACCTCGCTCGGTTTGACCTTGCCGATGTAGATGACGGCCAGGGCGACCGCCAGCATCACCATGATCAGCAGGGTGGTCAGGGACAGGGTCTGGGTCTTCCCGTCCACGGTCCACGACGGCAGGAGGTCCTTGAAGGCGCCGAGAATGACCACGACGAGCACCCCGATGAGGAAGGTGATCGCCGCGGGCTTGGCGCGGGGGGCAAGTGGCTTCTTGTCCTCACCGGTCTCAGAGGCCGGCGGGTCGACCAGGCCCTTGGCCAACCGGTCCTGGTAGATCGGGTCGTCGGCGAGGTCCTTGCCCCAGTGCAGGGTGAACAGCGCGGCGGCGAGGACACCGACGATGCACGCCGGCATCGTGATCGCGATGATCTGGCCGAGGGAGAGCGCATCACCGCGGTCGCCGGTTAGACCGACGAAGGCGGCCATCGCCGCCGACACCGGGCTTGCGGCCAGCGCCACACCCGAGGCGGCCACCGACGTGGACAGGGTGCGCTCGGGGCGGATACCCCGCTCGTAGGACACCTCGTAGATGACCGGCAGCAACGGGAAGATGATGTTGCCGGTGCCGGCACTGGCGCAGAACAGCAAGGTGACTAGTGGCGCAAGGAAGTTGATCGCCCGGGGGTGGGCGCGGATGACCCGCTCCGCGACTGCTACCAGATAGTCGATCCCGCCCGCGGCTTGCATCGCGGAGGCGGCGGTGATGACCGCGAGGATCACCAGGATGGCGTCGGAGGGGATGTCCCCGGGCTGCTCCCGGAAGAGGAACACCAGGACCAGGACCCCGACCGCACCCCACAGCCCCAGCCCGATACCGCCGGTCCGGACGCCCATGTAGATGCCCCCGACGACGACCAGCGCCTCCAGGATCATGATCAGGTTGCTGTGATGCATGACCTACCCCTGGGCGAGGGACTGCAGCAGAAGCACCTGGGCCAGCGCCATGTTCTCGATCTCGCTGGGATCGACGCTCTCGTTGGGTCCGTGGATGTGGGACAGCGCCGCATCCTCGGCGCCGATCAGGACGAAGTCAGCCTCCGGGCTGGCGGCGCGCAGCTGGTCCAGCAGCGGGATCGAGCCGCCTGAGCCGACCAACCCGACGTCTTCGCCGTACGCCGTTTTGAGCGCGGTCCTCATCTGCGCGAACGCGCTGCCATCGGTGCCCTGGTGGAAGGCCGGGGACTTCTTGTTCTCGGTGACTTCGACGTGGACGCCGCCGGTGACCTTGTCGCGCAGGAAGCCGGTGAGCGACTGCATCGCCGCCTCTTCGCTCTGGCCGGGTGGGATGCGCATCGCGACCATCGCCCGGGCCCGCGGTTGCAGCACGTTGCCGCCCTCGTCGACGCTGGGAGCGTCGATGCCGAGCACGCTGATCGAGGGTTTGGACCACAGCCGACTGGCGATCGAACCGGTCCCGACCAGGTCGACGCCGTCGAGGACACCCGCGTTGCTGCGCAGCATCTCCTCGGAATACTCGGTGCCCTCCCACTCGGTGGCCTTGATGTCCGGGATCAGGCAGGTGCCGTCGTCGTCGGTCAGTTGCGCGAGCAGTTTGATCAGCGCCATCAGCGCATCGGGTGCCGCGCCGCCGAACAGACCCGAGTGCACCGGGTCCTGCAGGGTCGACAACTCGACGATCGCCTTGACGTGGCCGCGCAGATCGGTGGACAGGACCGGCTCGCCAACGGTGAGGTTGCCCATGTCGCCGACGACCATGACGTCGGCCTGGAAGAGTTCCGGATGGTCGGCGACGTAGCCCTCCAGGTGGCTGACCGTCTCCTCCTCACCCTCCAGGACCAGTTTGACGCCGACCGGCGGTTTGCCCTCGAAGGCGGCCAGGGTGGCCAGGTGGATCGCGATCCCGCTCTTGTCGTCGGCGGCGCCCCGGCCGTAGATCCGGCCGTCCTTCTCCGTGGCGGTGAACGGCTCGGTGTCCCAGCCCTGCTCCTTGGGGGCAGGTTGCACGTCGTAGTGCCCGTAGAGCAGCACCGTCGGGCTGCCTTCTGGCCCAGGGATTTCCGCCCACACCGCGGGGTAGCCGTCAGGGATCTCCTGCAACCGGGCGGGGACCCCGTAGCGCTGGAAGGCGGCGACCGCCCGGTCGGCCATCTGATGGACCGGCTCAGCCGGGAAGGCGGGGAAGGCGACCGAAGGGATCGCCACCATCGCTTTGAGTTCGTCGATGATCTCCGGCATCAGCGCCGAGACCTTGTCACGGTATTCCTGATCGGTGGCCATGACAGGATGGTTCCGCTGCCCGTAGACGTTGTCCCACCCCTGAGGATGTAGTTGGTCGCCTGGGTAGCCTGACGGCATGAGCGATCCAGTGAGTACGACGATCGACGGGTCCGTGGCGACCATCACCCTGGGCCAGCCGGCTCTGAGCATCGCGGTGAAGGAGGCGTTGCGGGACGCGCTCGCGGCAGTCGCCACCGACCAGTCCGTGCGCGCGGTGATCCTCACCGGGACCGGGTCCACCTTCTGTGTCGGGCAGGACCTCGCGGAGCATGCCGCGAATCTGGCGTCCGCGCCGGAGCTGAGCCTGAACACCGTTGACGAGCACTACAACCCGATCGTCCGATCGATCACCTCGATGCCCAAGCCGGTGATCGCGGCGGTCAACGGCACCTGTGTCGGAGCCGGATTCGGCTTCGCGCTCGCGTGTGACCTGATCGTGTTGTCCAACGAGGCCAAGCTCGGCACGGCCTTCACCGGCATCGGGCTGACGTGCGACTCCGGCCTGTCGTGGACCCTGCAGCGGGCTGTCGGTCTGTCCCGGGCGCGCCGGCTGGTGATGCTGCCGATGCCGTTCTCGGCGGCCGACGCCGTCACCTGGGGACTGGCGGCGGAGTTGGTCGAGCCCAGCCAAGTGCTCTCTGTGGCAACCAAACTCGCGGTGGGGTTGGCGGCCGGCCCGACCGCGGCGTACGCCGAATCGAAGGCTCTGCTGGACCAGGCCGCGTCCTCGACGCTGGACCAGGCGCTGGACGCGGAGGGTCCCGCGCAGCAGCGACTCGGTCTCACCCAGGACCATCAGGGCGCGGTGACGTCGTTCCTGGCGAAGGAAAAACCCCGGTTCACCGGTCAGTGACCGTGAACCGGGGCTTCCCGGGGTGACTAGAGGGTGGCTTTGATGGTCTGGTTGCCGAACCGCAGACCACGCAGGATCTGCAGAACACCCATGATCACGAAGGTGATTCCGACGATCAGCCAGATGATGGCTGCGCCGGTGATGGGACCGATGAGCAGGATGACACCGGCGACGATGCTGATCACACCGAAGATGGCGGCCCAGATCTTCGAGGGCGCGTCGCCGAGGGTCACCAGGGCGGCGATGCCGTCGATGATCCAGGCGATACCGATGAACAGGCCCACCACGAAGGCGAGTCCGACGGTTGCGGAACCCAGGTGCGCCAGCGCCCAGATGCCGGCCCACGCGAACAGCACCGCGACGAGGGCAGCGACGATCCGGGCGCGACCGGGCAGGCCGGGGGTGAGGGCGACGGCGGCGTTGGCGAGGGCGGAGAACAGCACCCCGATCGCCAGCAGTGCCGTAATGGCCTTGGCGGTGTGACCGGGCCAGATCAGGATCAGCAGACCGATGACCAGCAGCACCGCACCGGTCACGAGAAGGAACTGCTTGAACCGCTGGGCGACAGTGCGCTCCAGGGTGTTCGCATCGATCCGGAGACCGTAGTCGTCGGGATCGGAGGTCATTGTTTGGCTCATACCAGCAGTATTCCGGTATTTCGCGGAAACACACAGGTTCGCTGGCCGCGCCACACCGTGTCGCGCGGAATTGTTCGGTTACTCACCGGTCGGCTTGCTGATGCAAATGAGAACCGTTATCGTTTAGGTATGACGCGACGACTCCTCGGGATGACACTCGGACTGGCAACGCTGGCAGGCGGATTGACCGCATGTAGCGGCGGCGGCTCCGACGCGACGGCCACCAGCGGCAACGGGGTCGTGCAGGTGGTTGCTTCGACCAACGTGTGGGGTGACGTCGCCAAGACCATCGGCGGTGATGCGGTGCACGTCACCTCGTTCATCAACGACCCCAGCCAGGACCCGCACGAATACGAGGCAAGTGTCCGCAACCAGCTCGCGATCAAGAACGCCGGCGTCGTGATCGAAAACGGCGGTGGCTACGACGATTTCATGACCAAGATGGTCGCCTCGGTCGGTGACAGCAACACCGTGCTCAACGCCGTCGACATCTCCGGGAAGAAGGCCGCCGCGGGCGAGGACCTCAACGAGCACGTCTGGTACGACTTCCCGACCGTGCTCAAGGTGGCCGGAGCCATCAAGGACAAGTTGGCGACCTTGGACCCGTCGCACGCCAACACGTTCACGAAGAACCTCACGACCTTCACCGAGCAGGTCAAGGCGCTCGAGGCGCAGGCGGCTTCGGTGAAGACCGCCCATGGCGGTCAACCCGTCGCGATCACCGAGCCGGTGCCGGGCTATCTGCTGGAAGCGTGCGGCCTGGTCAACAAGACACCGGAGGCGTTCAGTGCGGCGATCGAGGACGGCAACGACGTGTCGGTCGGCATCCTCAACGACACGTTGAAGCTGTTCACCGGCCACCAGGTGAAGGCGTTGGTCTACAACGAGCAGACCACCGGGCCGGTCACCCAGAAGGTGCTGGACACCGCGAAGAGCTCGAACGTGCCCGTCGTGCCGGTGACGGAGACGCTCCCGGCCGGATCGACGTACGTTACGTGGATGAAGAGCCAGCTGACCGCCTTATCCACCGCCCTCGACCGGTCATGACCGCGCCGGCCCTGGAGCTGACCGACGCCGCCCTGGCGTACGGCGATCGGGTCCTGTGGAGCGGACTGAACCTGAGCGTCGAGCCGGGTGAGTTCATTGCGGTGCTCGGTCCGAACGGGTCGGGCAAGACCAGTCTGTTGCGCGCGATCCTTGGGTTGCAGCACATCTCGGGCACGGTTCGGGTGGCCGGCGAACCGGTGCATCAGGGCAACGAGCACGTCGGCTACGTGCCGCAACACCGTTCGTCCGCATCGGCGTTCGCGATCCGGGGTCGTGACCTGGTGCGTCTCGGCATCGACGGGAACCATTGGGGACCCGGCCGACGCAATGCGGCGGTCGAGTCGCGGGTGGACGAATTGTTGGAGCAGGTCGGGGCATCCTCGTACGCCGACGTGCCGATGTCGCTGCTGTCCGGCGGGGAACAGCAGCGGCTGCGGATCGCCCAGGCCATCGCCAACCGGCCCGCGCTCTTGCTGTGCGACGAACCGCTGGTCTCCCTGGACATTCCGCACCAGCAGGCCGTGGTGCAACTGATCTCGGACCAGGGCCGCAACGGGACAGCGACGCTTTTCATCACCCACGAGCTGAATCCGGTTCTGCCGTATTGCGATCGGGTGCTCTATCTGGTCGAGGGCAGCTTCCAGCTTGGCACGGTCGATGAGGTGATGAACGACGAGACGTTGAGCCGCCTCTACGGTGCGCCGATCGAGGTCATCCGGCGGGGTGATCGCATCGTCGTGCTCGGCACGGATGTCGCGGCCGGTGACACCCATCATCAGCACTGTCACCCGGGGGAGGAGCACTGATGGATCGGATCTTCAACTTCAGCGACTACGCGGAACTCCTTCCGCTGGTGCAGAACTCGCTCATCGCAGCCATCGCCCTCGGGTTCCTGGGCGGACTCTTCGGCACGTTCGTGATGATGCGGGATCTGCCCTTCGCCGTGCACGGCATCAGTGAGTTGTCCTTCGCGGGGGCGTCAGCAGCCCTACTCTTCGGCATCAACGTGGTCGCCGGGTCGGTCATCGGATCGCTCATCGCGGCCGGCATCCTCGGCTTCCTCGGCAGTCGAGCGCGGGATCGCAACTCGATCATCGGCGTACTCATGCCGTTCGGTCTCGGCCTCGGTGTGCTGTGTTTGTCTCTCTACCAAGGTCGTTCGGCCAACAAGTTCGGATTGTTGCTCGGCCAGATCGTGGCTGTGGACGACACGCAACTGGCCGCTCTGCTCGTGGGCTCGGCCATTGCCATTGTCGCGTTGCTGATCATGTGGCGACCGTTGCTCTTCGCCAGTGTCGACCCCGAGGTCGCGCAGGCCAGAGGTGTGCCGGTGCGGGCGCTGTCGCTGGCCTTCATGCTCGCGCTGGGCGTTGCGGTCGCACTGTCGATCCAGGTGGTGGGTGCGCTGTTGGTGTTGTCGCTGTTGGTGACGCCTGCTGCGGCGGCCTTCCGGGTGACGGCCTCGCCGGTGTGGGCGCCTGTGCTGGCAACGGTTTTCGCGCTCATCGCCATGGTCGGCGGAATCTTGCTGGCTACCGGGGCGAGCATCCCGATCAGCCCCTACGTGACGACGCTGTCCTTCTTGATCTACCTGATCTGTTGGGCCGTTGGTCGTCGGCGCAGTGCGCGGGGCTGGACCGCTCGGAGCGCCGCATGAGCCGCCGGGCCACGAAACAAGGCGCTGCGGTGGAGGCAGCCTTGGCCGCCGACACGACCTTCCGCAGTGCGCAGGAGTTGCACGCGGGGTTGCGCGTGGACGGTCAGAGCATCGGGTTGGCCACGGTTTACCGGCAGTTGAGCGCGCTCGTCGAGGACGGCCGAGCCGACGTGGTGCAGGGCCCGGACGGGGAGAGCCGGTACCGGTTGTGCGGACCGTCGGAAGCTGATTCGCACCACCACCATCTGGTCTGTCGGGAGTGCGGCGCCAGTGTTGAGGTGGCCAGTTCAGCGGTGGAGAAGTGGGCCTCGCAGATCGCTGCGGACGCCGGTTACACGCAGGTCAGCCACACCGTCGAGATCTTCGGTCAGTGCCCGCGGTGCTCGTAACGCCGTAGCGTCTCCTCGCGCTCGGCCTTGTGGTCCACGATCGGATCGGGATACTCATCCGTGCCCAACTCGGGGATCCAGCGCTTGACGTACTCGCCCTGCGGGTCGAACTTCTCGCCCTGCGTGGTCGGATTGAAGACCCGGAAGTACGGCGCGGCATCGGTCCCGGTGCCCGCAACCCATTGCCACCCGTGGTTGTTCGAGGCGATGTCGCCGTCGATGAGGCGGTCGAGGAAGTAGCGGGCACCGTGCGGCCACCACACATGTAGGTCCTTGGTCAGGAAGCTGGCCGTGATCATCCGGACCCGGTTGTGCATCCAGCCGGTCTCGTTCAGCTGTCGCATCCCGGCGTCGACGATCGGGAAGCCGGTGCGGCCGTCTTTCCAGGCTTCGAAGGTCTCGTCCGGCTCGTCATAGGGGATGCCGAGCGGGTTGAGATCGTGCCACGCGGACTTCGGGTTGTGGTGCAGCACGTCCGCGTAGAACTCCCGCCACGCCAACTCCGTGACGTAGCGGTCGGCGCGCTTGCTCTTGGGAGCCTCGGCTAGCAACGTGCGCGGATGTAGGACGCCGTACTTCAGATAGGGCGACAGCCGTGAGGTGGCGTCACGGTCGGGGCGGTCCCGGTCGTCGCCGTAATCGGCTATGTCCTCGAGGAATTCGTGCCATCGCTGCATGGCCGCGTCTTCGCCCGCGGGCGGAAGTTCGGGGGCTTCGCGGATGGCCTTGTCGAGCATTGCGTCCACGCGACCGTCGGAGTCCGCGGTCGCCCAGCGCACCCGGTCGACCTGCGCGGGGGCAGGCCAGCCGTGCTCGCGCCACGCCTTCGAGAACGGCGTGAAGACTTTGTACGGCTTGCCGCTGCCGTTGCTGATCAGACCGGGACCGACGGCGTACGGCGTTCCCGTCTCGACCAATTCGACCTCTGCGTCGTTGAGTGCGGCGGCGATCCTGGCGTCCCGTCGAGCGCCGTAGGGAGTGGTCTCACGCGTGACGTGCACCCGTGCGGCCCCGAGCTCGCGGGCCACCTTCGGGACCACGACGGACGGGTCACCCAGGCGGATAACCAGCCGATCGGCGTACGCCGAGTTGGTCGCCTTGAGCGTCGCGGCCAGCCAGCCGCGACGGGCTGGGCCAGCGGACTTCCACAACACGGGGTCGATCACGAAGAGGGGCAGGACGCCCGCGCTGCCGGCGTCCTCGTGCGCCTTCAACAGCGCCGGATGGTCGTGTCGGCGCAGGTCGCGACGGAGCCAGAGGATGGCCGGTTGGTTCATGCGCCCAGCTTCGCCGGTCGGTTGGTGAGGTGGCCACCTACCTGGGGGCAATGCCGGTATAGCTGGGAGAATCCTGTATAAGTGCTGAGCGGGACGACAGGACGGTGGTCCCGGGGAGGGGAAGCAATGTCGTGGTTCGGGGCTCTGCCGGTGGCAGCCAAGGTGGGCGTCGCGGTGACCGGCCTCGCCGTGGCGACCACCGGCACCGGCATAGCTGTTCGGCAGATGTCGTCGATCGATCAGGCGGGTCGAACGGCCACCGTCACGCATGTCGTCGATGGAGACACCGTCGATGTCATGTTGGACGGTATGAAGCAACGGGTGCGATTGCTCAACGTGAACACACCGGAGAGCGTTGATCCGGATAAACCGGTGGAGTGTATGGCGAATGAGGCGTCGGCCTACTTGCGGGAGACGCTCCCGATCGGGTCGACGGTTCGGGTGGAGACCGACGTCGAGGAACACGACTCCTATGGCCGACTGCTCGCTGGCATCTGGCTTGACGGACGGTTGATCAATGCCGAGATCGCCCGCAACGGTTTTGGGGTGGCGATGAAGATCTCGCCGAACGGGAAGTTCTACTCCGCCGTCGAGGATGCCCAGCAGGGGGCGATTCACGCGAAGGTCGGGCTCTACGATCCGGACGCCCAGTGCACGGTACCGGGTGCCGTCGCCACCTTGGAGACCATGACAACGCAGGCGGCGTCTGCGGCTGCGGCTAGCCCAACGAGCACCACGACGGTCTCCTCGGTGGCTAGCTGTAGTGCCCCGCCAGGTTGGGTACGCGGTCTGCGGGTGAGCCACCTTTGAGCGCGGTGTGTGCGCGGTGGTGATTGTAGATGTGCAGGAAGTCCTCGTACGCGGCGGCGCGTTCGGTCTCGCTGGTGTAGGGGCGGGCGTAGGCCCACTCCTCGGTCAGGGTCCGGTTGAACCGCTCGACTTTCCCGTTGGTTTTCGGGGTGTAGGGGCGGGTGCGTTTATGGGTGATCCCATGGTCCTGCAGCATGTTCCGGAATAGGTGGGAGCGGTAACAGGACCCGTTGTCGGTCATCACCCGGTCCGTGGTGATCCCGACCTGCGCGAAGTGCGCCACCGCCCGTTGCATGAACGCGGTCGCGGTCTCCTTCTTCTCATCGGCCAGGATCTCTGAGTAGGCGTACCGGGAGTGGTCATCGACCGCGTGGTGCAGGTAGGCATACCCCCGCCCACTGCTGGAGGTAGCACGGGAGTTAGCTTTCCCCGCAGCGCGGCCATGGACCCGGTGTCCACCCCCATCGGGGATGCGGCCCAGCTTCTTGATGTCCACGTGGACCAAATCACCCGGGGCGTCGCGTTCGTAGCGCACCACCTTTCGACGACCGGCCCGTACCGGGGCACCAGTGGCCGGGTCCGTCCAGGACAACCGAAGACACCGGTACCGGGTCAGGATGCGGTGCACCGTGGCCGGATTCATCCCCAGGTGGTAGGCGATCCGGGCCGGCCCCCACCGCCGCGAAACCCGTAACCCCAGGACTCGCCGTTCCCGGCGCCTACTGGTGCGGTGCGGACATGACTGGGGCCGGCTGGGACGATCGCACATCCCCGCCGCACCATGCTGGCGGTACCGGGCCGCCCAGCGGTGCGCGGTGGTGACCGAGACCCCGAACCGGTCTGCGGCCCGCCGCAACGGCCACCCATCGTCCACCACGCACCGCGCCAGGCGCAGGCGACCAGTCGCAGAAAGCGGGGCATTAGCGTGGACCATGAGGACCTCCGGGTTTGGGGATGTGTTTGCTTCGTCGCTTCACACCTCACCCGGAGGTCTTCCTCAAGTCACGCCGACAGGCCGAGAACCGTTCCTAACGTCCCGGGGCAGTACAGCTAGCGCCCTGCTAGCCGCCAGTGCTTTGGAGTCGGTGCTGAACGCTGGCGACCGCCTCCCGGCCTCGGCCCTCACAAC
The window above is part of the Branchiibius hedensis genome. Proteins encoded here:
- a CDS encoding anaerobic C4-dicarboxylate transporter family protein, translating into MHHSNLIMILEALVVVGGIYMGVRTGGIGLGLWGAVGVLVLVFLFREQPGDIPSDAILVILAVITAASAMQAAGGIDYLVAVAERVIRAHPRAINFLAPLVTLLFCASAGTGNIIFPLLPVIYEVSYERGIRPERTLSTSVAASGVALAASPVSAAMAAFVGLTGDRGDALSLGQIIAITMPACIVGVLAAALFTLHWGKDLADDPIYQDRLAKGLVDPPASETGEDKKPLAPRAKPAAITFLIGVLVVVILGAFKDLLPSWTVDGKTQTLSLTTLLIMVMLAVALAVIYIGKVKPSEVLDAPLTKSGLTAIIALLGIAWLANTFIAANEDTVIGGLTNIAKSAPWFLAVGIFLVAAMTTSQSAAVNTMIPLGLSLGVGVPQLAAYLPAMGGVMTLPANGSQLTAVEIDKTGTTKIGKYVVNHSFLLPTIVMVVVSVIVGILLALVIG
- a CDS encoding M20/M25/M40 family metallo-hydrolase is translated as MATDQEYRDKVSALMPEIIDELKAMVAIPSVAFPAFPAEPVHQMADRAVAAFQRYGVPARLQEIPDGYPAVWAEIPGPEGSPTVLLYGHYDVQPAPKEQGWDTEPFTATEKDGRIYGRGAADDKSGIAIHLATLAAFEGKPPVGVKLVLEGEEETVSHLEGYVADHPELFQADVMVVGDMGNLTVGEPVLSTDLRGHVKAIVELSTLQDPVHSGLFGGAAPDALMALIKLLAQLTDDDGTCLIPDIKATEWEGTEYSEEMLRSNAGVLDGVDLVGTGSIASRLWSKPSISVLGIDAPSVDEGGNVLQPRARAMVAMRIPPGQSEEAAMQSLTGFLRDKVTGGVHVEVTENKKSPAFHQGTDGSAFAQMRTALKTAYGEDVGLVGSGGSIPLLDQLRAASPEADFVLIGAEDAALSHIHGPNESVDPSEIENMALAQVLLLQSLAQG
- a CDS encoding enoyl-CoA hydratase/isomerase family protein — its product is MSDPVSTTIDGSVATITLGQPALSIAVKEALRDALAAVATDQSVRAVILTGTGSTFCVGQDLAEHAANLASAPELSLNTVDEHYNPIVRSITSMPKPVIAAVNGTCVGAGFGFALACDLIVLSNEAKLGTAFTGIGLTCDSGLSWTLQRAVGLSRARRLVMLPMPFSAADAVTWGLAAELVEPSQVLSVATKLAVGLAAGPTAAYAESKALLDQAASSTLDQALDAEGPAQQRLGLTQDHQGAVTSFLAKEKPRFTGQ
- a CDS encoding HdeD family acid-resistance protein is translated as MSQTMTSDPDDYGLRIDANTLERTVAQRFKQFLLVTGAVLLVIGLLILIWPGHTAKAITALLAIGVLFSALANAAVALTPGLPGRARIVAALVAVLFAWAGIWALAHLGSATVGLAFVVGLFIGIAWIIDGIAALVTLGDAPSKIWAAIFGVISIVAGVILLIGPITGAAIIWLIVGITFVIMGVLQILRGLRFGNQTIKATL
- a CDS encoding metal ABC transporter solute-binding protein, Zn/Mn family codes for the protein MTRRLLGMTLGLATLAGGLTACSGGGSDATATSGNGVVQVVASTNVWGDVAKTIGGDAVHVTSFINDPSQDPHEYEASVRNQLAIKNAGVVIENGGGYDDFMTKMVASVGDSNTVLNAVDISGKKAAAGEDLNEHVWYDFPTVLKVAGAIKDKLATLDPSHANTFTKNLTTFTEQVKALEAQAASVKTAHGGQPVAITEPVPGYLLEACGLVNKTPEAFSAAIEDGNDVSVGILNDTLKLFTGHQVKALVYNEQTTGPVTQKVLDTAKSSNVPVVPVTETLPAGSTYVTWMKSQLTALSTALDRS
- a CDS encoding metal ABC transporter ATP-binding protein; the encoded protein is MTAPALELTDAALAYGDRVLWSGLNLSVEPGEFIAVLGPNGSGKTSLLRAILGLQHISGTVRVAGEPVHQGNEHVGYVPQHRSSASAFAIRGRDLVRLGIDGNHWGPGRRNAAVESRVDELLEQVGASSYADVPMSLLSGGEQQRLRIAQAIANRPALLLCDEPLVSLDIPHQQAVVQLISDQGRNGTATLFITHELNPVLPYCDRVLYLVEGSFQLGTVDEVMNDETLSRLYGAPIEVIRRGDRIVVLGTDVAAGDTHHQHCHPGEEH
- a CDS encoding metal ABC transporter permease codes for the protein MDRIFNFSDYAELLPLVQNSLIAAIALGFLGGLFGTFVMMRDLPFAVHGISELSFAGASAALLFGINVVAGSVIGSLIAAGILGFLGSRARDRNSIIGVLMPFGLGLGVLCLSLYQGRSANKFGLLLGQIVAVDDTQLAALLVGSAIAIVALLIMWRPLLFASVDPEVAQARGVPVRALSLAFMLALGVAVALSIQVVGALLVLSLLVTPAAAAFRVTASPVWAPVLATVFALIAMVGGILLATGASIPISPYVTTLSFLIYLICWAVGRRRSARGWTARSAA
- a CDS encoding Fur family transcriptional regulator, whose translation is MSRRATKQGAAVEAALAADTTFRSAQELHAGLRVDGQSIGLATVYRQLSALVEDGRADVVQGPDGESRYRLCGPSEADSHHHHLVCRECGASVEVASSAVEKWASQIAADAGYTQVSHTVEIFGQCPRCS
- a CDS encoding cryptochrome/photolyase family protein translates to MNQPAILWLRRDLRRHDHPALLKAHEDAGSAGVLPLFVIDPVLWKSAGPARRGWLAATLKATNSAYADRLVIRLGDPSVVVPKVARELGAARVHVTRETTPYGARRDARIAAALNDAEVELVETGTPYAVGPGLISNGSGKPYKVFTPFSKAWREHGWPAPAQVDRVRWATADSDGRVDAMLDKAIREAPELPPAGEDAAMQRWHEFLEDIADYGDDRDRPDRDATSRLSPYLKYGVLHPRTLLAEAPKSKRADRYVTELAWREFYADVLHHNPKSAWHDLNPLGIPYDEPDETFEAWKDGRTGFPIVDAGMRQLNETGWMHNRVRMITASFLTKDLHVWWPHGARYFLDRLIDGDIASNNHGWQWVAGTGTDAAPYFRVFNPTTQGEKFDPQGEYVKRWIPELGTDEYPDPIVDHKAEREETLRRYEHRGH
- a CDS encoding thermonuclease family protein — its product is MSWFGALPVAAKVGVAVTGLAVATTGTGIAVRQMSSIDQAGRTATVTHVVDGDTVDVMLDGMKQRVRLLNVNTPESVDPDKPVECMANEASAYLRETLPIGSTVRVETDVEEHDSYGRLLAGIWLDGRLINAEIARNGFGVAMKISPNGKFYSAVEDAQQGAIHAKVGLYDPDAQCTVPGAVATLETMTTQAASAAAASPTSTTTVSSVASCSAPPGWVRGLRVSHL
- a CDS encoding IS481 family transposase is translated as MVHANAPLSATGRLRLARCVVDDGWPLRRAADRFGVSVTTAHRWAARYRQHGAAGMCDRPSRPQSCPHRTSRRRERRVLGLRVSRRWGPARIAYHLGMNPATVHRILTRYRCLRLSWTDPATGAPVRAGRRKVVRYERDAPGDLVHVDIKKLGRIPDGGGHRVHGRAAGKANSRATSSSGRGYAYLHHAVDDHSRYAYSEILADEKKETATAFMQRAVAHFAQVGITTDRVMTDNGSCYRSHLFRNMLQDHGITHKRTRPYTPKTNGKVERFNRTLTEEWAYARPYTSETERAAAYEDFLHIYNHHRAHTALKGGSPADRVPNLAGHYS